A single genomic interval of Daucus carota subsp. sativus chromosome 1, DH1 v3.0, whole genome shotgun sequence harbors:
- the LOC108204402 gene encoding cation-chloride cotransporter 1 isoform X2, with protein sequence MPPNLITNAREGSLPTHGVANGAHEESKLELFGFDSLVNILGLKSMTGEPIQAPSSPREGEDGSSPELHPKNTGIKLGTMMGVFVPCLQNILGIIYYIRFSWIVGMAGIGESLLLVTFCGLCTFLTSVSLSAIATNGAMKGGGPYYLIGRALGPEVGVSIGLCFFLGNAVSGSLYVLGAVETFLNAVPSAGLFRETITRVNGTSVAEPITSPSLHDLQIYGIIVTIILCFIVFGGVKMINRVAPAFLVPVLFSLISIFIGILVAKKDHPATGFTGLSTKTFKDNWSPEYQPTNNAGIPDPDGKIDWNFNALVGLFFPAVTGIMAGSNRSASLKDTQRSIPIGTLAATLTTTGLYMLSVFLFGALATRDKLFTDRLLTATVAWPLPALIYVGIILSTLGAALQSLTGAPRLLAAIANDDILPVLNYFKVAEGDEPHIATLFTAFICMGCVVIGNLDLISPTTTMFYLLCYAGVNLSCFLLDLLDAPSWRPRWKFHHWSLSLLGASLCIVIMFLISWSFTVVSLALASLIYYYVSLKGKAGDWGDGFKSAYFQLALRSLRSLGASQVHPKNWYPIPLIFCRPWGKLPENVPCHPKLADFANCMKKKGRGMSIFASILDGDYHECAEDAKIACKQLSTYIEYKRCEGVAEIIVAPNMSVGFRGIVQTMGLGNLKPNIVVMRYPEIWRRENLIEIPATFVGIINDCIVANKAVVIVKGLDEWPNEYQRQYGTIDLYWIVRDGGLMLLLSQLLLTKESFESCKIRVFCIAEEDSDAEELKADVKKFLYDLRMQAEVIVISMKSWDTQADAESKQDESVEAFEAAQRRNASYLKEMKDKAEKNGTELMADGKPVVVHEQQVEKFLYTTLKLNSTILRYSRMATVVLVSLPPPPANHPAYFYMEYMDLLVENVPRLLIVRGYRRDVVTLFT encoded by the exons ATGCCGCCAAACTTGATAACAAATGCAAGAGAAGGGTCATTGCCTACTCACGGAGTTGCCAATGGTGCCCATGAAGAATCAAAATTGGAATTATTTGGTTTTGATTCTCTGGTCAACATTTTAGGTCTGAAGAG CATGACCGGAGAGCCGATTCAAGCACCATCCAGTCCAAGAGAAGGTGAAGATGGTTCCAGTCCAGAGCTCCACCCGAAG AATACTGGCATTAAGCTGGGGACAATGATGGGAGTGTTTGTTCCATGTTTGCAAAATATTTTGGGAATTATATACTACATCCGTTTCTCTTG GATTGTTGGTATGGCTGGCATAGGCGAATCACTGCTGCTAGTTACCTTTTGTGGCTTATGTACATTCTTGACTTCTGTATCGTTGAGCGCAATTGCAACTAACGGAGCAATGAAG GGTGGAGGACCTTACTATCTCATTGGTCGGGCCTTGGGTCCAGAAGTTGGAGTCAGCATTGGCTTGTGTTTTTTCCTTGGAAATGCAGTTTCTGGATCACT TTACGTATTGGGAGCAGTAGAGACCTTTTTAAATGCTGTACCCAGTGCAGGATTATTTAGAG AGACAATTACGAGAGTGAATGGCACATCAGTTGCTGAGCCTATAACAAGCCCAAGTTTACATGATCTCCAGATTTACGGGATCATAGTGACCATCATTttatgttttattgtttttggtgGCGTGAAAATGATCAATCGGGTGGCGCCTGCATTTCTTGTGCCTGTCTTGTTTTCATTGATATCAATATTTATTGGGATACTTGTGGCGAAAAAAGATCATCCAGCAA CTGGATTTACGGGCTTAAGTACAAAAACTTTTAAAGACAATTGGAGCCCAGAGTATCAACCAACCAACAATGCCGGAATACCCGACCCTGATGGTAAAATAGACTGGAATTTTAA TGCTTTGGTAGGTCTTTTTTTCCCGGCTGTCACAGGAATTATGGCAGGTTCAAATCGTTCTGCTTCACTTAAAGACACTCAACGTTCTATTCCTATCGGCACACTGGCAGCAACTCTTACAACCACGGGACTGTACATGTTATCAGTTTTCTTGTTTGGGGCTCTTGCAACTAGAGACAAACTATTTACAGACAG GTTGCTTACAGCTACTGTTGCTTGGCCTCTACCTGCACTTATATATGTCGGAATAATCCTTTCGACCTTAGGTGCAGCTCTTCAGAGCCTGACAGGTGCTCCACGCCTGCTTGCAGCTATAGCCAATGATGACATTCTACCTGTTCTGAATTACTTTAAGGTTGCGGAAGGGGATGAGCCTCACATTGCTACCCTCTTTACTGCCTTCATTTGTATGGGTTGTGTTGTAATTGGAAATCTGGATCTTATATCGCCAACAACAACTATGTTTTATCTTCTTTGTTACGCCGGGGTGAATCTATCCTGTTTCCTTCTGGATCTTTTGGATGCTCCCAGCTGGCGTCCTAGGTGGAAATTTCACCACTGGAGCCTCTCACTACTTGGTGCATCACTTTGTATAG TGATCATGTTTTTGATTTCCTGGTCATTCACTGTGGTGTCTCTGGCCCTAGCAAGcctcatatattattatgtgaGCCTTAAAGGTAAAGCTGGGGACTGGGGTGATGGTTTCAAAAGTGCATACTTTCAGTTAGCACTTCGAAGTCTTCGATCTTTAGGAG CAAGCCAAGTACACCCAAAGAACTGGTACCCTATTCCTTTAATATTTTGTCGTCCATGGGGAAAACTACCAGAAAATGTACCCTGCCATCCAAAGCTTGCCGACTTTGCCAACTGCATGAAGAAGAAGGGGAGGGGGATGTCCATCTTTGCCTCTATCCTTGATGGTGATTATCATGAATGTGCAGAAGATGCAAAGATCGCTTGCAAGCAACTTAGTACCTATATAGAGTACAAACGCTGTGAAGGTGTTGCTGAGATAATTGTGGCGCCCAATATGTCTGTAGGCTTTCGTGGCATTGTACAGACTATGGGGCTTGGGAACCTGAAGCCCAACATTGTGGTGATGAGATATCCAGAAATATGGCGTCGTGAAAACTTGATAGAAATTCCAGCCACTTTTGTGGGAATAATCAATGACTGCATTGTGGCAAATAAGGCAGTTGTTATTGTCAAGGGTCTAGATGAATGGCCAAACGAGTATCAGAGGCAGTATGGTACGATTGATTTGTATTGGATTGTGAGAGATGGTGGTCTTATGCTTCTCCTCTCCCAGCTCCTCCTTACTAAAGAGAGCTTTGAGAGCTGTAAGATACGGGTATTCTGCATTGCTGAGGAAGATTCTGATGCAGAGGAGCTTAAGGCTGATGTCAAGAAATTTCTTTATGATCTTAGGATGCAAGCAGAAGTTATTGTTATCTCAATGAAATCATGGGATACCCAAGCAGACGCTGAATCAAAGCAGGACGAGTCAGTTGAGGCATTCGAAGCTGCTCAGCGCAGGAATGCTAGTTACTTAAAAGAGATGAAAGATAAAGCAGAGAAAAACGGAACAGAGCTAATGGCTGATGGGAAGCCTGTGGTAGTCCACGAGCAACAGGTTGAAAAATTCCTTTACACCACTCTTAAGTTGAACTCAACAATTCTAAGATATTCAAGAATGGCTACAGTTGTGCTTGTAAGTCTACCACCACCTCCTGCCAACCATCCGGCATACTTCTATATGGAATATATGGATCTATTAGTGGAAAATGTTCCTAGGCTTTTGATAGTCAGAGGATACCGTAGAGATGTTGTCACCCTCTTCACCTAG
- the LOC108204402 gene encoding cation-chloride cotransporter 1 isoform X1, with protein sequence MDNDEEIEAAPHQRDFRIGRKYSPVVAQDSDRAVVEMSSLDPGSSSSTSFQKVKVGMPPNLITNAREGSLPTHGVANGAHEESKLELFGFDSLVNILGLKSMTGEPIQAPSSPREGEDGSSPELHPKNTGIKLGTMMGVFVPCLQNILGIIYYIRFSWIVGMAGIGESLLLVTFCGLCTFLTSVSLSAIATNGAMKGGGPYYLIGRALGPEVGVSIGLCFFLGNAVSGSLYVLGAVETFLNAVPSAGLFRETITRVNGTSVAEPITSPSLHDLQIYGIIVTIILCFIVFGGVKMINRVAPAFLVPVLFSLISIFIGILVAKKDHPATGFTGLSTKTFKDNWSPEYQPTNNAGIPDPDGKIDWNFNALVGLFFPAVTGIMAGSNRSASLKDTQRSIPIGTLAATLTTTGLYMLSVFLFGALATRDKLFTDRLLTATVAWPLPALIYVGIILSTLGAALQSLTGAPRLLAAIANDDILPVLNYFKVAEGDEPHIATLFTAFICMGCVVIGNLDLISPTTTMFYLLCYAGVNLSCFLLDLLDAPSWRPRWKFHHWSLSLLGASLCIVIMFLISWSFTVVSLALASLIYYYVSLKGKAGDWGDGFKSAYFQLALRSLRSLGASQVHPKNWYPIPLIFCRPWGKLPENVPCHPKLADFANCMKKKGRGMSIFASILDGDYHECAEDAKIACKQLSTYIEYKRCEGVAEIIVAPNMSVGFRGIVQTMGLGNLKPNIVVMRYPEIWRRENLIEIPATFVGIINDCIVANKAVVIVKGLDEWPNEYQRQYGTIDLYWIVRDGGLMLLLSQLLLTKESFESCKIRVFCIAEEDSDAEELKADVKKFLYDLRMQAEVIVISMKSWDTQADAESKQDESVEAFEAAQRRNASYLKEMKDKAEKNGTELMADGKPVVVHEQQVEKFLYTTLKLNSTILRYSRMATVVLVSLPPPPANHPAYFYMEYMDLLVENVPRLLIVRGYRRDVVTLFT encoded by the exons ATGGATAATGACGAGGAGATTGAGGCAGCACCACATCAGCGAGATTTTCGGATAGGGAGGAAGTACAGTCCAGTTGTTGCGCAGGACAGCGATCGAGCCGTTGTCGAAATGTCTTCCTTGGATCCTGGATCTTCATCATCCACTTCATTCCA GAAGGTCAAAGTAGGCATGCCGCCAAACTTGATAACAAATGCAAGAGAAGGGTCATTGCCTACTCACGGAGTTGCCAATGGTGCCCATGAAGAATCAAAATTGGAATTATTTGGTTTTGATTCTCTGGTCAACATTTTAGGTCTGAAGAG CATGACCGGAGAGCCGATTCAAGCACCATCCAGTCCAAGAGAAGGTGAAGATGGTTCCAGTCCAGAGCTCCACCCGAAG AATACTGGCATTAAGCTGGGGACAATGATGGGAGTGTTTGTTCCATGTTTGCAAAATATTTTGGGAATTATATACTACATCCGTTTCTCTTG GATTGTTGGTATGGCTGGCATAGGCGAATCACTGCTGCTAGTTACCTTTTGTGGCTTATGTACATTCTTGACTTCTGTATCGTTGAGCGCAATTGCAACTAACGGAGCAATGAAG GGTGGAGGACCTTACTATCTCATTGGTCGGGCCTTGGGTCCAGAAGTTGGAGTCAGCATTGGCTTGTGTTTTTTCCTTGGAAATGCAGTTTCTGGATCACT TTACGTATTGGGAGCAGTAGAGACCTTTTTAAATGCTGTACCCAGTGCAGGATTATTTAGAG AGACAATTACGAGAGTGAATGGCACATCAGTTGCTGAGCCTATAACAAGCCCAAGTTTACATGATCTCCAGATTTACGGGATCATAGTGACCATCATTttatgttttattgtttttggtgGCGTGAAAATGATCAATCGGGTGGCGCCTGCATTTCTTGTGCCTGTCTTGTTTTCATTGATATCAATATTTATTGGGATACTTGTGGCGAAAAAAGATCATCCAGCAA CTGGATTTACGGGCTTAAGTACAAAAACTTTTAAAGACAATTGGAGCCCAGAGTATCAACCAACCAACAATGCCGGAATACCCGACCCTGATGGTAAAATAGACTGGAATTTTAA TGCTTTGGTAGGTCTTTTTTTCCCGGCTGTCACAGGAATTATGGCAGGTTCAAATCGTTCTGCTTCACTTAAAGACACTCAACGTTCTATTCCTATCGGCACACTGGCAGCAACTCTTACAACCACGGGACTGTACATGTTATCAGTTTTCTTGTTTGGGGCTCTTGCAACTAGAGACAAACTATTTACAGACAG GTTGCTTACAGCTACTGTTGCTTGGCCTCTACCTGCACTTATATATGTCGGAATAATCCTTTCGACCTTAGGTGCAGCTCTTCAGAGCCTGACAGGTGCTCCACGCCTGCTTGCAGCTATAGCCAATGATGACATTCTACCTGTTCTGAATTACTTTAAGGTTGCGGAAGGGGATGAGCCTCACATTGCTACCCTCTTTACTGCCTTCATTTGTATGGGTTGTGTTGTAATTGGAAATCTGGATCTTATATCGCCAACAACAACTATGTTTTATCTTCTTTGTTACGCCGGGGTGAATCTATCCTGTTTCCTTCTGGATCTTTTGGATGCTCCCAGCTGGCGTCCTAGGTGGAAATTTCACCACTGGAGCCTCTCACTACTTGGTGCATCACTTTGTATAG TGATCATGTTTTTGATTTCCTGGTCATTCACTGTGGTGTCTCTGGCCCTAGCAAGcctcatatattattatgtgaGCCTTAAAGGTAAAGCTGGGGACTGGGGTGATGGTTTCAAAAGTGCATACTTTCAGTTAGCACTTCGAAGTCTTCGATCTTTAGGAG CAAGCCAAGTACACCCAAAGAACTGGTACCCTATTCCTTTAATATTTTGTCGTCCATGGGGAAAACTACCAGAAAATGTACCCTGCCATCCAAAGCTTGCCGACTTTGCCAACTGCATGAAGAAGAAGGGGAGGGGGATGTCCATCTTTGCCTCTATCCTTGATGGTGATTATCATGAATGTGCAGAAGATGCAAAGATCGCTTGCAAGCAACTTAGTACCTATATAGAGTACAAACGCTGTGAAGGTGTTGCTGAGATAATTGTGGCGCCCAATATGTCTGTAGGCTTTCGTGGCATTGTACAGACTATGGGGCTTGGGAACCTGAAGCCCAACATTGTGGTGATGAGATATCCAGAAATATGGCGTCGTGAAAACTTGATAGAAATTCCAGCCACTTTTGTGGGAATAATCAATGACTGCATTGTGGCAAATAAGGCAGTTGTTATTGTCAAGGGTCTAGATGAATGGCCAAACGAGTATCAGAGGCAGTATGGTACGATTGATTTGTATTGGATTGTGAGAGATGGTGGTCTTATGCTTCTCCTCTCCCAGCTCCTCCTTACTAAAGAGAGCTTTGAGAGCTGTAAGATACGGGTATTCTGCATTGCTGAGGAAGATTCTGATGCAGAGGAGCTTAAGGCTGATGTCAAGAAATTTCTTTATGATCTTAGGATGCAAGCAGAAGTTATTGTTATCTCAATGAAATCATGGGATACCCAAGCAGACGCTGAATCAAAGCAGGACGAGTCAGTTGAGGCATTCGAAGCTGCTCAGCGCAGGAATGCTAGTTACTTAAAAGAGATGAAAGATAAAGCAGAGAAAAACGGAACAGAGCTAATGGCTGATGGGAAGCCTGTGGTAGTCCACGAGCAACAGGTTGAAAAATTCCTTTACACCACTCTTAAGTTGAACTCAACAATTCTAAGATATTCAAGAATGGCTACAGTTGTGCTTGTAAGTCTACCACCACCTCCTGCCAACCATCCGGCATACTTCTATATGGAATATATGGATCTATTAGTGGAAAATGTTCCTAGGCTTTTGATAGTCAGAGGATACCGTAGAGATGTTGTCACCCTCTTCACCTAG